The proteins below come from a single Eucalyptus grandis isolate ANBG69807.140 chromosome 3, ASM1654582v1, whole genome shotgun sequence genomic window:
- the LOC120291576 gene encoding senescence-associated carboxylesterase 101-like has product MELLMSEIAFGNQESQSVNYKTVIQRLEQRLIRNDWSWLNGEEDSYKAGVTTQVIAVSLEARQQLNEGGPLIDEIIECERDIIRQRREAFDPAKQLGQMKVYLTLLEWYMKVCKANGQGPGYYDSFKSARERRDNGVDKYKTILSDYWERVVKEAEKKPQIWGKPLRRRYLFGGTNYCRIVEPLDIGEYYKRGRKDYINRGRSKHYKLLEDWLGDHLKNSLKNNPKDEAGLSDSKLKNIESIVTKDSCFWARVEEAIRLSRLLESGGTSNRSKIANLMEFEEYVMGLIKEYKVSPDIFLEKSSYMQWWREYVQILEKQMMGDSHNSQLVAFMREGRYKNYAEGSPSMFQEVAKISPPFPPRCLTLSLLLVLSLFHFSK; this is encoded by the exons ATGGAGCTGCTCATGTCGGAAATTGCTTTTGGAAACCAAGAGTCCCAGAGTGTCAATTATAAGACTGTCATCCAGCGGCTAGAGCAAAGATTAATTCGCAATGATTGGTCATGGttgaatggagaagaagattcGTATAAAGCTGGGGTTACTACTCAAGTCATAGCAGTCAGCCTCGAGGCAAGACAG CAGCTGAATGAGGGCGGTCCTCTGATAGATGAAATAATAGAGTGTGAACGAGACATCATAAGACAACGAAGAGAGGCATTTGATCCTGCCAAGCAGTTGGGCCAAATGAAAGTGTACCTGACTCTCTTGGAGTGGTACATGAAGGTATGCAAAGCAAACGGCCAGGGTCCTGGTTACTATGACAGCTTTAAAAGTGCACGAGAAAGGCGTGACAATGGAGTTGATAAGTACAAGACAATCCTCTCGGATTACTGGGAGCGTGTGGTCAAAGAAGCGGAGAAGAAGCCTCAAATATGGGGCAAGCCCCTGCGGCGCCGTTACCTCTTTGGAGGGACAAATTACTGCAGGATAGTGGAACCACTGGACATAGGGGAATATTACAAAAGGGGCCGAAAGGATTACATTAATCGAGGAAGATCAAAACACTACAAGCTGCTAGAGGATTGGCTGGGCGATCATCTGAAAAATAGTCTGAAAAATAATCCCAAGGACGAGGCTGGTCTTTCGGATTCGAAATTGAAAAACATTGAGTCAATTGTGACGAAGGATTCGTGCTTTTGGGCACGCGTGGAGGAGGCCATCCGGTTGAGCAGATTGCTGGAAAGCGGAGGAACGTCAAATAGGTCCAAAATAGCGAATCTAATGGAGTTTGAGGAATATGTTATGGGTCTGATCAAGGAGTACAAGGTTTCGCCTGACATATTTTTGGAGAAAAGCAGCTATATGCAATGGTGGAGGGAGTATGTGCAGATCCTGGAGAAGCAAATGATGGGTGATTCTCACAATTCACAGCTTGTTGCTTTCATGAGGGAGGGGCGCTACAAAAATTATGCTGAAGGCTCCCCAAGCATGTTTCAAGAAGTAGCCAAAATCTCTCCACCATTTCCTCCCCGTTGTCTTACCCTTTCCCTGCTCCTTGTCCTTTCCCTTTTCCATTTCTCTAAGTAA
- the LOC120292228 gene encoding formin-like protein 14, whose translation MAASFSRLSHLKCPFSSVFSRTKSLSQKSSSASFDTDDQHRPSALLVRRYSISAAATATATAASSPPSQLPLASKIQSGFEPRKSLPTSASFDANDQHRPSAPSSGVTRSPPPPPPPPPPPRCPCSSRWPPRSRAASSRVSRRRPLPPSTPTTSTGQGPPRPAVLDLRRRRRRLLAALAAPAGLQGPERLRAAEVVVDLRLLRRRRPAPAERPLVRQYSISAAAASLPPSQLRWPPRSSGSRTMSSLRGRISWS comes from the exons atggCCGCGTCCTTCTCCCGCCTTTCGCATTTGAAGTGCCCTTTCTCTTCTGTCTTCTCCCGCACGAAGtctctctcacaaaaatcttCCTCTGCCTCCTTCGACACCGACGATCAGCACCGGCCGAGCGCCCTCCTCGTCCGGCGGtactcgatctccgccgccgccaccgccaccgccaccgccgcctcctcgccgccctcgcagcTCCCGCTGGCCTCCAAGATCcagagcggcttcgagccgcggAAGTCGTTGCCgacctccgcctccttcgacgCCAACGACCAGCACCGGCCGAGCGCCCCCTCATCCGGCGTTACTCGATctccgcccccgccgccgccaccgccgccgcctcctcgctgCCCTTGCAGCTCTCGCTGGCCTCCAAGGTCCAGAGCGGCTTCAAGCCGCGTAAGTCGTCGTCGACCTCTgcctccttcgacgccgacgACCAGCACCGGCCAAGGGCCCCCTCGTCCGGCGGtactcgatctccgccgccgccgccgccgcctcctcgccgcccttgcagctcccgctggcctccaaggtccagagcggcttcgagccgcggAAGTCGTCGTCgacctccgcctccttcgacgccgacgACCAGCACCGGCCGAGCGCCCCCTCGTGCGGCAGtactcgatctccgccgccgcTGCCTCCTTGCCGCCCTCGCAGCTCCGCTGGCCTCCAAGGTCCAGCGGCTCGCGGACAATGTCCAG CTTGCGAGGCAGGATTTCTTGGAGCTGA
- the LOC104421478 gene encoding kinesin-like protein KIN-14A: MAKKLVDVQRWAEGVRSCLTKIENHSLGSTNALERADLEYVTELLSFDTMPCNEPGHLKLKEYAEEAKKLAREIESTLSSSSKLLELENLYDRSRRLGILVKGSEKLAQKISSMEVLAAVIKASASREHEILAEIRDAVFTFIRKMESKRVMDTMLVSRVKILYIRSLLARSPEL, encoded by the exons ATGGCAAAGAAGTTAGTCGACGTGCAGAGGTGGGCAGAAGGTGTAAGAAGTTGCctcacaaaaattgaaaatcattctCTGGGCTCTACTAATGCTTTGGAGAGGGCAGATTTAGAATATGTCACTGAATTGTTGAGTTTTGATACCATGCCGTGTAACGAGCCTGGACATCTTAAATTGAAG GAGTATGCTGAAGAGGCAAAGAAGTTGGCCCGAGAGATTGAATCAACTCTTTCGTCATCTTCAAAG TTATTGGAGTTGGAAAACCTTTACGATAGAAGCCGTCGCTTAGGAATCCTTGTCAAAGGAAGCGAGAAACTGGCACAGAAAATTTCTTCAATGGAG GTTTTGGCTGCTGTCATCAAGGCAAGTGCTTCCAGAGAGCATGAGATTCTTGCGGAAATTAGAGATGCTGTTTTTACGTTTATTCGTAAAATGGAATCGAAGAGAGTTATGGATACCATGCTCGTCTCACGTGTCAAGATATTGTATATTCGGTCTTTGCTCGCTAGATCACCAGAGCTGTAG
- the LOC104421664 gene encoding histidine kinase 3-like, translated as MVLLEWEIWDKDSGLSAIFLDKLRDMKPRVSPRLFLLSNSISSSGMSGATTDATGPSVIMKPLRASMLVVSLQRVMGAGNRISCSNGESPSLSLRNLLCGRKILVVDDNKVNLRVAEGALRKYGADVVCTDSGEKAIALLRPLHDFDACFMDIRMPGMDGW; from the exons ATGGTGCTCTTGGAATGGGAAATTTGGGACAAGGACTCTGGTTTGTCAGCAATCTTTCTGGATAAATTGAGGGACATGAAGCCACGGGTGTCTCCACGGTTGTTTCTTCTATCTAATTCTATCAGCTCTAGTGGGATGAGTGGTGCGACTACAGATGCTACTGGTCCATCTGTGATCATGAAGCCTCTAAGGGCTAGTATGCTGGTGGTGTCTTTACAGCGCGTCATGGGAGCTGGAAACCGAATAAGTTGCTCCAATGGGGAGTCTCCGAGTCTGTCTCTCCGCAACCTTCTCTGTGGCAGAAAAATCCTAGTCGTGGATGACAACAAAGTAAATCTCAGAGTGGCCGAGGGAGCTTTGAGGAAATATGGAGCTGATGTGGTTTGTACGGACAGTGGGGAAAAAGCAATTGCTTTGCTCAGACCACTGCATGATTTTGATGCCTGCTTCATGGATATCCGGATGCCAGGAATGGATGG GTGGTGA